DNA from Streptomyces rishiriensis:
CCGGAAGGACTCGCGGGCCCAGACGTTGGAGATGTGCACCTCGGCCCAGGGCGCCGGGTAGTCGGCGAGGGCGTCGCGCAGGCTCCAGCCGGCGATCATCAGCGCGCCCGGATTGACGATCGCGGCGGCGGTGTCCCGGTGCTTGTGCAGGGCACGGATCAACTCGCCCTCGCCGTCGTGTTGTTCGCTGCGCAGCCCGTACCCGGCGCGGGCCAGCAGCTTGGCCACCGACTCCTCCACCTCGGCGAGGGTGGTAGTGCCGTAGATCCCGGGTTCGCGCGTGCCGAGCGTGCCCAGATTGGGGCCGTTGAGCAGCAGCAGGTCACGGGAGGTCGGGGCGATGGTCACGCGGGGGTCCCTTCACGGCGGTGCAGCAGGGCGGCCAGCTCGGCGCACGAGCCGGCCACCAGTTCGGGCTGGTGGGCGAGCAGTTCCTCCCGGTCGCCCTGGCCCCAGAGTCCCGCGGCCGTGCGGGTGCCGGCCGCGCGGCCGGCCCGCAGGTCCAGCACGGAGTCGCCGACCATGACGGCGCCCTCGGCGGCGGCGCCGATCTTCTCCAGGGCGAGCAGGACGATGTCGGGGGCCGGCTTGCCGTGCGCCACCTCGTCGCTGCCGCACACCGCGTCCACCAGGTCCAGCAGGCCGGTTGCCGCCAGTGCCTCCACGGCACGGCCATGGGTCTTGCCGGTGGCGACGGCGGTCGGAACGCCGGCCTCGCGCAGTCCGGCGAGCAGCTCCGCGGCGCCGGGGCACGGCTCGATCTCGTGGACCAGCTTGCGGCTCTCGACGACGAACGGGTCGTACATCCCGGCGGGCAGGCCCATGATGGCCAGGGTGTCGGGCATGTGCCGCCCGAGGTGGGTCAGGTACTCCTCGAAGGGTGCCTCGCCGTCGCCGACCGTGAGGTCGTACGCCCGCTGGAAAGCCCTGCGCATCACGTGGATGCTGTCGATGAGAACGCCGTCCAGGTCCAGGACGACGGCCCGCGGCCAGAGGTCACTCACGGTTCGCTCCCTTTCGGACGGCTTCGGCCGCCGACCGCATGCTCGCCACCAGGTGGGCGACGTCCTCGTCCGTCATGGTCGCGCCGAGTCCGACCGTGACGGACCGGCCCAGCACGGCCTCGCTGGCGCGCAGCCGCGCCGTGGCGTCCCAGGCGACGCCCCAGGGGGTGCGGCCGGCGCGGACGGCGGGGTTCTGCTGGACCAGGCGGCCCGAATAGAGCGTGGCCGCGGGGATGCCGGCCGCGGTGAGCACGGTGAGGAACCGGCGGGCGGCCATGCGGTCGTCCAGCAGGACCGTGAGATCGCCGCCGCTGCCCTCCTCGTCCGGCAGCCGCCGCCACTCGAGCTCCAGGTCGGCGAGGTCCGCGCGGACGGTCCGGGCGATGTCGCGCAGCCGTCGCAGCATCGGCGCGAGCCGTTCCAGCTGTACGGACAGCAGGGCGCCGGCGATCTCGGTCATCCGCAGGTTGGCGCCGAGGAAGGCCTCACCTGCCGCCCCGCCGCGCTCGCCGCTGCGTGAGGTGGTGAACTGCCCGCCCTGGTCCTGGTAGCGGACCACGCGGTCGTGGACGTCGGGGTCCGTCGTGACGACGGCGCCGCCCTCGCCGGCGGTGATGTTCTTCTCCAATTGGAAGCTGAAGGCCCCCGCGTCACCGATCGAGCCCACCGGGCGCCCCCGGTAGCTGACGCCGCAGGCCTGGGCGGCGTCCTCCAGGACCCGGATGCCGTGCTCACGGGCGACGGCCAGGATGGGGTCCATGTCGGCGGCGGCGTTGTTCAGGTGGACGGGCATGACCGCGAAGGTCCGCGCGGTCACGAGCTTCTCCCACGCCGTCGGGTCGAGGGTGAGCGAGTCGTCGATGTCGGCGAAGACGGGGATGCCGCGCGCGGCCACGATGGCGTTGACGCAGCCGATGAAGGTGGCCGACGGCACGATGACCTCACCGCCCTCGGGTATCCCCAGGCCGATCAGGGCGCAGGTCAGGGCGGCGGTGCCGGAGGACACGCCGACCGCGTGGGGTGCCTGGTGCAGGGCGGCGAACCGCTCCTCGAACCGCTCGACGCGGCGCTGCAGCGCGGGGCCGTAGTAGCGGAACAGGGAGCGGCTCTCCAGCACGTCCAGTGCGGCGGCCTTCTCCTCCTGGCCCCACAGGGCGAGGCCGCGCAGCGGTTCGTAGCGCAGCGCCGTGGGCTCGGACAGGGATGCAGTCATGAATTCGTCTCCGGTGCTGTCCAGCGGGCGGACGTGGCGCGGTAACAGGCCTCGACGACGGCCAGGGCTTCGCGGGCCTCTCGCAGGGCCCGGTCCGTGGCATCGGGCCGGGCCAGTTCGCCGGCCAGCGCGTCGAGTTGCTGGTCGTACTCGTCGCCGACGCCGGCCGGGGGCAGCGGCACTCGGCGCTCTCCGCCCTCCTGTCGGAGTGTGAGCGTCGGTTCGCTCACGCGTCGGGGACTGAAGCCGAACGTGGTGGTCAGCTCGGCGGTGCCCGCGGTGCCGTGCAGCACCAGCCGGGTGCGGTCGACCGCCTCGTGCGAGGCCCAGGCGAAGCGCAGGTGCATTCCGTATCGCTCGGTGGCCACCAGGGCGGTGAGCTGGTCCTCCACGTCGGCATTCTGGAGGCCGGCCGTGCCGGTGTGCCAGTCCGCGCCCCAGCCCGCGCGGGTGAGGAAGTCGCTGGAGGCGAGGGCGGTGGCGTGGCGCACGCCGGAGGCGCCCCACAGGTGGTGCAGGACATCGATGACGTGCCAGCCCAGGTCGACCAGGACTCCGCCGCCGGCCGTCTCCCGGCGGGCGAACCAGTCGCTGCCGGGAATGCCCCGGGAGCGCACCCAGCTCAGCTCGGCGTGGCGGGGCGTGCCGAGCGCCCCGTCGGCGACGAGACGCGCCAGCTCCCCCACGTCCGCGCGGTGGCGGGCGGCGGTGGACAGCAGCAGCCGCCCCCCGCCGTCGCGGGCGGCGTCTTCGAGGAGCCGCAGGTGGCCGAAGTCGGTGCCGGTGGGCTTCTCCAGAAACACGGCGAGGCCCTGGCGCAGAAAGTGGCCCGCGAGGGCTCCGTGCGTGTGGTTGGGGGTGAGGACGAACACGAGGTCGGCCTCGCGCGGCCCGAGCTCCTCGTAGCCGCCGTACACCCGCGCCCCGCCCATCAGGGCGGCGGCCCGCTCGGCGGCCTCGGGCCGCGGCTCCACCACGGCGACGACGTCGAAGTCCGGGTGCTTGACCAGCCGGGGCAGCCATACCTCGCGGGCCACCCAGCCCAGCCCGATGACGGCGACCCTCATCAACCGGAACGCTTCTTCCCCGCCAGCTCGGTCAGCACCTTGGCCACGGCCTCCGCGACGTCGGCGCAGTCGGCGTCCGTGCCGAGCAGCACCCGGTGGTGCAGCCAGAAGCCGTGCGCGCCCAGATGTTCGCTGACCGGGTTGCGCTCGGCGAGCTCGGCCGTGTCCGGCAGTCCGTTGCCGCGCAGCGCCTCGTGGGCCTGGGTGCGGTAGACCGGCGGGTAGTTGACGAAAGCGGGGATGCCCTCGGCGACCAGCGCCCTGACCACCAGGTCACGGTCGGTCCCGGGGTGCGCCGCGGGGTCGAGGGCGGCCATGGCCATGTAGTGCGGGTTGAGGTCACAGCGCGGATCGCGGCCCTGCGGGACCACGCCGGGTATCTCGCGCAGCGCCGCGGACAGCGTCTTCCAGCGGCTCTCGCGGCGTGCGTTCTGCTCGGCGAGCCGTCCGAGCTGGGCGCGCAGGACAGCCCCGGCGAACTCCGTCATGCGGTAGTTGGAGGACGGGGTGCGGTGCTCGTAGTGCGTGTCGCCGAGGGGCCGGCCGCAGCTGTGCCGGGCGAACGCCTCGTCGAACCACTCCTGCGACGGCATGAGCAGCGCCCCGCCCTCGCCGGCCGTCATCAGCTTGCCGTTCTGGAAGCTGAACGCGGCGAGTGTGCCGAAGTCGCCGATGCGCCGGCCGGACCAGACGGCGCCGTGTGCGTGCGCGGCGTCCTGGAAGACGACGACGTCGTGCCGGGCGGCCCAGGCGCCGATGGCGTCCATGTCGGCGACGTGCCCGGCCATGTGCACGGGGATGACGACGCGCGTCCGTGGTGTGCGGACCGCTTCCAGCGTCTGCGGGTCGAGGCAGTACGTCACGGGGTCCACGTCGACCGGGACCGGGACGCCGCCCGCGCGCTGTACCGCGATGGAGGTGGAGATGAACGTAAAGGCGGGCACGATCACCTCGTCGCCCGGCTTCAGGCCCAGCAGTTCGAGGCCGAGTTCCAGGGCGTGGGTGCCGTTGGTGACGGCGAGCGTCGTGCCGCCGTGGTATTCGCCGAACTCCGCCTCGAACGAGGTGGTCTCTGAGCCGCCGACTCGCCACCACTGGCCCTGGTCGACCGCGCGGAGGAGCGCCGCGCGTTCGGTGTCGTCGTGGTACGGCCAGGCCGGAAAGTCGTGGCGGCGGACCGGATTCCCACCGTCGAGTGCCAGAGCCACAGTGCGTCCCTCTCAGTCGGTCTCAGTAGGTGGCGGGGCTGCCGGTCGCCGACGACAGGGAGGTCGCCAAAGCGTCCAGGTCGTCGGCCGAGTGCGCCACCACGTAGTTTTCGATGATCATCCAGTCCAGCCGGCTGCCGCCGTAGAACTCGAGGGCCTGCTGCGGGGTCTCGACGATCGGCTGACCGTTGTCGTTGAACGATGTGTTGAGCACCACCGGAACTCCGGTCAACCGGTGGAAGTGCGCGATCAGCCGGTGGTACGCGCCGTTGTCCTCGGCTGTCACGGTCTGCACCCGGGCGGTGCCGTCGACGTGCACGATGGCCGGGACCTCGCTCTGCTTCTCGGCCCGGACCGGGGCCACGATCAGCATGTACGGCGACTCGATGTCCAGGTCGAAGTAGTCGGCCGCGTGCTCGCGCAGCACCGCCGGGGCGAAGGGCCGGAACGGCTCGCGGTGCTTGACGCGGGCGTTGATGATGTCCTTCATCTCGGCGCGCCGGGGATCGGCCAGGATGCTGCGGTGGCCCAGGGCACGCGGCCCGAACTCCGACCCGCCGGTGAACCAGCCCAGCAGCTTGCCCTGCGCGAGCAGTTCGGCCCCGATCCGGGACGGCTCGTCCACTTTGCGGTAGGGCAGTCCGCAGGCGTCGAGCGCGGCCCGCACCTCGCTGTCCTCGTAGGTCCGGCCCAGATAGGCGTGGCGCTGGGCGGTACGGGCGGGCTTTTCACGGGGCCGGCCGGCGATGACGTGGTAGCCGTAGTAGGCGTTGCCGACGGCGCAGCCGCCGTCGCCCGCGGCGGGTTGCACGAAGACGTTCTCGAAGGGGGTCTCGCGCAGCAGCCGGCCGTTGGCCACGCAGTTCAGCGCGACTCCGCCGGCCAGGCACAGGTCGGTGAGCCCGGTGTCCGCGTGGAGCCGGCGGGCGACGTGCAGGAGGGTCTCCTCCAGTGTGTCCTGGGCCGCGTAGGCCAGATCGGCGGCTCGGGCGAAGCGCTCGTCGCCCTCGTAGCCTTCGAGGGCGCGCTCGATGAAGTCGAGCAGTCCGCCGTTCTTCAGGTGCAGTTCGTAGCGGCCGTCGGGCAGCAGCGTGAGGTACTCGCGGAACTCCTTGCAGTAGCGCGGAGTTCCGTAGGGCGCGAGGCCCATCGTCTTGCCGTCTTCGGACAGGTACCAGTGGCGGCCCTCGTACTCGTTCTCGTACAGGACGAAGCCGATGGCCTTGCTGACCGCTTTGTACATGTAGCCGAGGGAGTGGTCGCTGTCACCGGCCTGGTAGACCCGAAGGGCGCTGAGGCCGTCGGTGGACCAGTTGGTGCCGAGCACCTTGGACAGCTCGGTGATGGTGGTGCCCTCGCCGACGGCGGTCGTGAGGGTCTCCACGCCCTGGTCGTCGATCAGGCTGCCCGCTCCGTCGACCACGAGAATGGCGGCCCGTTCGAAGGGTGACGGGAAGAAAGCGCTGGCAGCGTGGGCCATGTGATGGCGTATCAGGTGGATGCGCTTACGGAAGGGAAAGTACGCGGGTGCCAACAGCGTGTCGTCGGCGACGATGACGTCGACGTCCGCGAGGCGTGCCTGCGCCATGTCGAGGCAGTACCGCCACGACTGGTTGAACAGCGAGTTGACTCCGACCGAGTACTTGACCCGGCGTACCCGCTCCTCCTCGATCCCGGCGGCGATGACGCCGTCGGAGACGAGACAGGCGGCGAAGTCGTGGTTGGACCCGCCCAGGCCGAGCGTCAGCATCCCTGTGTTCCCCCTCTTTGAGCTCGCAGGATTCCTTGTGTCACGGCCGCACGGCGTGGATCAGGTGGTTCAGCGTGTCCTCTCCGTCCGCCATCGGCGGTTTCAGAACGCTGGGCTCCAGGCCCATCTGCCTCAGATACGCACAGAGTTCGGCGACCCGGCCGTGCACGTCCTGGACGTCGATGAACACATTGCGCAGCAGAGGGCGCAGTTCTGCGTCGACACCCCGCAGGATCTCCAGTTCGGAGCCCACCGCGTCGATCTTCAGCAGATCTACGGGTCGGTCGGTGCCGATGTGGCGGGAGAGCCGTTCGACGGTGACGGTGGTCTCGCGTCCCTGAAACATCCGCTCCACGACCCGCGGCGGAAAGCTCCTGCCCAGC
Protein-coding regions in this window:
- a CDS encoding type II 3-dehydroquinate dehydratase — encoded protein: MTIAPTSRDLLLLNGPNLGTLGTREPGIYGTTTLAEVEESVAKLLARAGYGLRSEQHDGEGELIRALHKHRDTAAAIVNPGALMIAGWSLRDALADYPAPWAEVHISNVWARESFRHNSVVSPLAVGVIAGFGTHGYELAAEALLRRLETAAQGTAK
- a CDS encoding DegT/DnrJ/EryC1/StrS family aminotransferase, encoding MALALDGGNPVRRHDFPAWPYHDDTERAALLRAVDQGQWWRVGGSETTSFEAEFGEYHGGTTLAVTNGTHALELGLELLGLKPGDEVIVPAFTFISTSIAVQRAGGVPVPVDVDPVTYCLDPQTLEAVRTPRTRVVIPVHMAGHVADMDAIGAWAARHDVVVFQDAAHAHGAVWSGRRIGDFGTLAAFSFQNGKLMTAGEGGALLMPSQEWFDEAFARHSCGRPLGDTHYEHRTPSSNYRMTEFAGAVLRAQLGRLAEQNARRESRWKTLSAALREIPGVVPQGRDPRCDLNPHYMAMAALDPAAHPGTDRDLVVRALVAEGIPAFVNYPPVYRTQAHEALRGNGLPDTAELAERNPVSEHLGAHGFWLHHRVLLGTDADCADVAEAVAKVLTELAGKKRSG
- a CDS encoding carbamoyltransferase family protein, which gives rise to MLTLGLGGSNHDFAACLVSDGVIAAGIEEERVRRVKYSVGVNSLFNQSWRYCLDMAQARLADVDVIVADDTLLAPAYFPFRKRIHLIRHHMAHAASAFFPSPFERAAILVVDGAGSLIDDQGVETLTTAVGEGTTITELSKVLGTNWSTDGLSALRVYQAGDSDHSLGYMYKAVSKAIGFVLYENEYEGRHWYLSEDGKTMGLAPYGTPRYCKEFREYLTLLPDGRYELHLKNGGLLDFIERALEGYEGDERFARAADLAYAAQDTLEETLLHVARRLHADTGLTDLCLAGGVALNCVANGRLLRETPFENVFVQPAAGDGGCAVGNAYYGYHVIAGRPREKPARTAQRHAYLGRTYEDSEVRAALDACGLPYRKVDEPSRIGAELLAQGKLLGWFTGGSEFGPRALGHRSILADPRRAEMKDIINARVKHREPFRPFAPAVLREHAADYFDLDIESPYMLIVAPVRAEKQSEVPAIVHVDGTARVQTVTAEDNGAYHRLIAHFHRLTGVPVVLNTSFNDNGQPIVETPQQALEFYGGSRLDWMIIENYVVAHSADDLDALATSLSSATGSPATY
- a CDS encoding HAD-IA family hydrolase → MSDLWPRAVVLDLDGVLIDSIHVMRRAFQRAYDLTVGDGEAPFEEYLTHLGRHMPDTLAIMGLPAGMYDPFVVESRKLVHEIEPCPGAAELLAGLREAGVPTAVATGKTHGRAVEALAATGLLDLVDAVCGSDEVAHGKPAPDIVLLALEKIGAAAEGAVMVGDSVLDLRAGRAAGTRTAAGLWGQGDREELLAHQPELVAGSCAELAALLHRREGTPA
- a CDS encoding DegT/DnrJ/EryC1/StrS family aminotransferase, giving the protein MTASLSEPTALRYEPLRGLALWGQEEKAAALDVLESRSLFRYYGPALQRRVERFEERFAALHQAPHAVGVSSGTAALTCALIGLGIPEGGEVIVPSATFIGCVNAIVAARGIPVFADIDDSLTLDPTAWEKLVTARTFAVMPVHLNNAAADMDPILAVAREHGIRVLEDAAQACGVSYRGRPVGSIGDAGAFSFQLEKNITAGEGGAVVTTDPDVHDRVVRYQDQGGQFTTSRSGERGGAAGEAFLGANLRMTEIAGALLSVQLERLAPMLRRLRDIARTVRADLADLELEWRRLPDEEGSGGDLTVLLDDRMAARRFLTVLTAAGIPAATLYSGRLVQQNPAVRAGRTPWGVAWDATARLRASEAVLGRSVTVGLGATMTDEDVAHLVASMRSAAEAVRKGANRE
- a CDS encoding Gfo/Idh/MocA family protein, with the protein product MRVAVIGLGWVAREVWLPRLVKHPDFDVVAVVEPRPEAAERAAALMGGARVYGGYEELGPREADLVFVLTPNHTHGALAGHFLRQGLAVFLEKPTGTDFGHLRLLEDAARDGGGRLLLSTAARHRADVGELARLVADGALGTPRHAELSWVRSRGIPGSDWFARRETAGGGVLVDLGWHVIDVLHHLWGASGVRHATALASSDFLTRAGWGADWHTGTAGLQNADVEDQLTALVATERYGMHLRFAWASHEAVDRTRLVLHGTAGTAELTTTFGFSPRRVSEPTLTLRQEGGERRVPLPPAGVGDEYDQQLDALAGELARPDATDRALREAREALAVVEACYRATSARWTAPETNS